In the genome of Notamacropus eugenii isolate mMacEug1 chromosome 5, mMacEug1.pri_v2, whole genome shotgun sequence, one region contains:
- the ANKRD49 gene encoding ankyrin repeat domain-containing protein 49: MENVENEKEKSDDDGKSDPEKTLDFSEYFNQLELLETHRHLIPLGTQSLWVDDTDEEEEQDEETEEWYQMQEQKLEKEPNKLLLWAAEKNRLATVRRLLSEKATQVNTRDEDEYTPLHRASYSGHLDIVRELIAQGADVHAVTVDGWTPLHSACKWNNTKVASFLLQHDADINAQTNGLLTPLHLAAGNRDGKDTLELLLMNRYIKPGLKNNLEETAFDIARRTSIYHYLFEIVEGCTNSKLES, from the exons atggaaaatgttgagaatgaaaaagaaaaatcagatgaTGATGGAAAATCTGACCCAGAAAAGACACTAGACTTTTCTGAATACTTTAACCAACTGGAATTGTTGGAAACTCATAGACACCTAATTCCCCTTGGAACTCAGAGCCTCTGGGTTGATGATACtgatgaagaagaagaacagGATGAAGAAACCGAGGAATGGTATCAAATGCAagaacaaaaattggaaaaggagccAAACAAATTGCTTCTTTGGGCTGCTGAAAAAAATCGG CTTGCCACAGTACGAAGACTGCTTTCTGAAAAGGCCACTCAAGTAAACACCAGAGATGAAGATGAATACACACCTCTCCATCGAGCTTCATATAGTGGACACTTAGATATTGTCCGAGAGCTGATTGCCCAAGGGGCAGATGTTCATGCGGTGACAGTAGATGGCTGGACTCCCCTACATAGTGCCTGTAAATGGAACAATACCAAGGTGGCATCTTTCTTACTTCAGCACGATGCAGATATCAATGCTCAAACAAATGGCCTGTTGACCCCTTTGCATCTTGCTGCAGGAAACAGAGATGGCAAAGACACCCTAGAACTCCTTCTGATGAATCGTTACATCAAACCAGGCCTAAAAAATAACTTGGAAGAAACAGCATTTGATATTGCCAGGAGGACCAGTATCTACCACTACCTCTTTGAAATTGTAGAAGGTTGCACAAATTCTAAATTGGAGTCTTAA